The nucleotide sequence AATTGTACGGTAAATATAATCGTCAGATGCTAAGTTAGGGTTCTCTATTTGCTGCTTTATTGGCGGTTTCTTAGTTTGCTGATTTGATTACACAGAACAAGAGGAGTTGGTCCGATCACTTGAAAAGAGTCAAGCTCAACAGTCTCTCTTGTGGAGGGTATGTATACCGATGTATACGTGCTATTACTAGACTATTGCAGTCTTcgtttccaaatttttttttgtcatagtAACTTATTCATTTGTTATTGGGTTGATTCTTGTAGAGAGTGTTTGCAGCCATTCTCTTTTGCTATGCTATGTTTCTCATCTACTCAATTTATCAACAAGCTTCGTCTCCCTGGGAACTGGTACTGTGGTTACTCTTCCACCTCTAAATAATCTTTGTTTTTAGTGCCATATgtacttttatttctttttttagcaaATAGGGATGAATTACATTTTGAGTGTCACATCACACTAGTCACTTGCTTGTATGTAAAGGTCCAACTATGGGAACCAATCCAACTATGGGAACCAAACTGGGGGGGAATTGGGAAGTCAAAATCACAAAGTAAAAGAATTTTTGACTGTTACTAAACTGTGTGTGAagtgctaatttattttatttatctagatATGTGAACTTGCTTTGTCAAGAAACTGAAATATGCAGTAACAGGAGTAACGCTTCTTCTTATAATTATGAACAACTACCTTATGCACGAGTTGTTAGATTAGTTTTTAAACTTGGtcataaagaacaaaaatacaGATACATTATATGACAAGATGTGACATGCCTTGTACACAACAATTAGAGGCACATCAAATAacaaattacattattttataCATGTGGATAAAAATGACTCACATTCtccataatagaaaattaataaaaactctcggtatatatgataagaaccctTTCTTCAAGCTTTTGGAATTTAAGATTCTCAAAGTTCAAAACCTTACGTGAGAGAGGAGCAATAGATATAAATTGACATTATTTTGAGTTCATAATTGATTTTTTCActtataattttagaattacaaGGTGGTTCTAATTTATTCAAATGGTGGACATGCTGCATTCCACAATGGACAAAGGTGTCTCCGACGGTTTGTAGAGTGTATGCttgtaccaaaaaaaaaagaaaaagaaaaagaaattaaccAAACATGTTTGGGCAAGTGTCTGGCATATTTGGAAGTGTCAAACAAGTGTTTGGTGCTGATGCTTCTTGGTATAAAGTAGTTGAAGGATCTCTTCGAAACAAGGCTTATTTGGGCTCGGTTTCTAAGCTACATGAATTGTGCTGAAATTGCACCTTTAGCCAAAAAGCTACTGTTAGTAACGCTATGTGTTCATTTCCTTTCTGCTGAACAGCGGTATCATGCTTACTTCATGGGCGAGGTTGACTCATGGATCATTATATCTGCAGGTTTGTTTCTTCACTTTTCATACTTGCTAAGTTTCTTCTCCATCTGTTTCCTCCTAGATAATGAAGTTATGACATTAGATTTTCACAAAATACTTGTTATGGACTCTTTTTTCCCTATATATCTTGTGAAATagataaaaatgtttttaagaAGTAATTTCTCAGTATTTTGAAGGACATTTAACTTaatatgtgtgtgcgcgcgcatATATGGAGAAAGGCATTTCCTCTGATCAGCTAGTTTGAAGGAATTTAGTTCCATCTGAATGTCAAAAGGCATAGGTTAACAGGTTACTGGCTGTATctttcatttaatcaattaatttgaagGCAATAATATCTTAATGTTGAATATATAGGCGTCTATTCGTTTATATATTGACCAATTGGATTAATGCCCTGTGAGTGGGATACCTATGAAGTGAGCCTATGTATCACTTTGGCTGACACTTTCTAATCCTTCTAAAATGACTCTCCTTTACTGGCTGAGCGAGTCTTCTTAACCTCTGACATGGTTACATGTATAATATCTGTCAAGAAAGTTGCATGGATAATATATGTGACAACTttcaacaaaattaaagtttttGGTACTTATTTTACCAACCTGGCCATATATATCATCCTGAGTGTTAACACAATGACGATGACAAGATTGACTGTCTTAATTGTTTAGTGAGGAATTGAATTGTGAAGATGGGATACCATGTACTTTTAAAATGTATTGTTCTTGTAGTTGTGTCAATTTCCTGTAATggtaaatttttagattttggtTGCTATCTCAATACCATTGTTGCAACTCCTGTCAGAAGTTTCACTCATAGCAGTCATTTGACAGATTGGGCGGCTGTTTTAGTTTGTTCCGTAGCAATTGCTGGACTACTATTCAATTGTAGTAATCATAGAAGATGGCTTTGGTATTCCTGCTTGGGTAGCCTTTTCGTGGCATTATTCTGGCTCTATTACATGCTGAGGTAATCCATGACTACAAATGCAACTGGAGATATGTTTAGGGTCTCAACATGATAACAagtacttaaaataaaaaaaaaaaattgatattttaattatgtttcagTACATCTTAACAATTGTGGCACCCGGTGCATTGCTTATCTGACTTTTCTTTGTGTAGATTGCCAAGATTCAGGTGGGATGTTGTTTGGCTACCGCTTGGGCCTCTTAGGTATGTCCCTTGGTGTTGAACtgcttcatttatttatttaggatAAATTTCACAAGCCACCCTAAGGTTTGCCTAAATTGAACTGACTATCCCAGTGTTTTTAAAAGTGGCACAGGACTCCCTTGGCTTTCATTACCCCATGCCGTTGTCTAAATATTGccgttaattttttgtaaatgcccaaaatacccttatatttatctctctctctctctggtgtTGCAGAGGGGTTTTGCAACCCCATCACCAATGCTGATTGGaatgagaaggaagaagatAATGGCGATGGCAATGATCTTCGAAGATGAAACCCATTTTTCATTGATGGTCTTTCTCTTTATTCATCTTCCTCTCATTCTTTTTGTTTAGGcctctctctctgtctttctCTCCTTCGAAGATGAACCTAGATCTGGGGTTTGTCTTCAAGTTCTTATGGGTTCGTCTTCGATGATGAACCCTAGATCTAGGTTTGTCTATGGGTTCAGTACATTATGGGTTTCGCCTAGATTTCAAATTGGACAAGGAaaggagaggagagaaaaaaatgagggAGGGGAGGAGACAATACTAATTGGCCCAATGACGATTGATGACCTGCGTCGGACCATAAGGTTTACtggagatgagagagagattaaggggaggggaggggagagagaaagatgagagagaaaaggagaagtAATTTAAATATAGGGGCAAAATGGTCAATTCTTCGAGTATGTTACAGTCAAGGGAGGTC is from Diospyros lotus cultivar Yz01 chromosome 2, ASM1463336v1, whole genome shotgun sequence and encodes:
- the LOC127795529 gene encoding uncharacterized protein LOC127795529; protein product: MRKLARKWKKSGNGEEDDDFSLPTRDDFQPMETLEQEELVRSLEKSQAQQSLLWRRVFAAILFCYAMFLIYSIYQQASSPWELRYHAYFMGEVDSWIIISADWAAVLVCSVAIAGLLFNCSNHRRWLWYSCLGSLFVALFWLYYMLRLPRFRWDVVWLPLGPLSGAGICLYVDHLLNESSEEVRKLRGYMYAYKAS